DNA sequence from the Neomonachus schauinslandi unplaced genomic scaffold, ASM220157v2 HiC_scaffold_746, whole genome shotgun sequence genome:
GGGATTCTGAGTCAGTCACACCTGGGCTCAAAACCCACTCAGATTTGGCACTTGATGTGACTTCAAActatttatttaacttctttgagtTTCACTTCCTGTATCTGTGAAATGTCACCAATAATATCCATCTCATAGAGTTACTGAGAAAATTAACTGTAacacaaagaaaatgagcaaCTTGCTTGGCAAAAACTCCATAAATGTTAACCTGATTGTTGTTGGGAGCCCTCACAGGATACCAGttaatagtaggtgctcatttaGTATCAGTTTTCACAATACAATCTCCTCTATTCCCTTGACTTCCCTCTCTTGAACATCTCCTCTAGTGTCCCAATTTCAAGTCTTTCAAAGCTGGTTGCATGTTGTCAACTTCTCTGACAGTTATCTTAAAGACCATGACATTAGAAAAAGCTTTTGTTCTCCTTAGGGGTTTCTTAAGGTCTGTGTCTCTAATGGAGGGAGTCCAGACATGTGACAGGGAAATGCATTCTTACAGCCAAGCCTGCCATACACTGCTGGAAGGACTAATAGAGTCCTCTGCTTTAGAAGCCTAGCTTAGAGATACAGAGGGTGAGAGGAGGATATTCACTATATCATCCTCTGCATTTTACCTCAGATGCTCTTGGCCTCACCTCTGATTCCTGCCAGGTTTGCAGTAAACAGCTCTGGGCATTTCAATCCACTTGGTGGTGCTTCTGGTGTGGACTATGGCTGATTCACTTTGTGCCCCAGGATTTCTCTGTTGCCATGATGGCATGGGACTCTGAGCCTGCTCTGCATGTATGCATATGCAGCCTGGAAGTATGGGGTAGATGATACCCACCCCCATACAACCGTCCACCAATGGGGATCAGAGGCTGATGGCTCAAAGATTGTCAGTCCTTCAGTGGATAATGCTGAGAGGCATTCTGTGAGGTCCCTGCAGATCAAGCCCACTTATCGCATGCAGTGACTCAATAATAAACTCTTAAATTAGCTTTTCCTTCATCCCTGCTtcacactcccccaccccacactctgCTCGCTGGAGCTCCCAAATAAAGCACATACACATAAGTGGTTTGTTCAGTTTCCACTTTTGGTGAAAACACAGGCTGAGACATGTAGAAACTCACCGTAGTAGTGTCTTAAAGTCCAGCCACCCATCCCGGCTTTTCTCAGATACGAGTAGCTTCATTTTCAGAGAAGGGCAGTCAGAAGCCACAGCGTCCACTACCTGGGCCACTTCATCCCCAGCCACGATGGCCCTGGCTTTAGACATCTGCAGCCTATAGAGAATGTCCTTGGCTTTCATTTGGATAGTCCCGGGCATGAAGACGAGGCCTAGAGAAGCCAAATGTCTTAGAGAGAACTGGGAGGGATGGTTATCTTCTTCCCTAGAGAAGCTTGATGTAATCAACCAGTGGGGAGCAAATGGGGGAAGATGGGTTGAGGAAGGGATGACCAATGGAGAATATCAGTAGCAAGGCACCAAAGATTAGAGAGTGATTTGAACACCAATTTCCTGGGTGTGTTAGAACTGTAAGGGGTCAACCAGGACTAAGGAGAGAAAATGAGTTGCCTGATGTCATGCCATGGACAGTCTAAGTGCCTCCCACACACACAATGCCCTACGGAAGTTTCACGTATCCAAAGACTTTCATACAGTAATTAAACTACGGAAAGGCTCTTAGAATTTCTCCATCCTGAAACACAGGTCCTGCTCTAGGGCCTGGTTACTTCTCCCAAACCTGGAACACGGAATTTTCTTGGGCAAGAGTGCTCTTAGCTTTGATTTTGTCTTCTATCTTGATTAGACCtgtgtgattttgtttattcttctggAGAATAACTAGACTTACATTTCACCATTTACAAAGCTTATTTCACATGTTCCTCCTCATGCACAGCTTTTACCCCTGGCTCACTTTCTTCCCACTCTTAATACTTCAGGATCCACACTGCAGACCTGTTAACCAACTCCAGTGTGTCTCCAACACAATGGCCATGTTGAGTCAGGCccgcagaaaaacagacacatgtcTCCCACTAAGTTCTCCTTCCCTTCAGATGGTAATCTCTCAGGGTGTCATCTTCCTTGTGTGGCCTGTTCACTTTCTCCATGGGGCCTCAAGTTCCTACTTTCTACTTCCTCTGATTACTCCTACATCTTGACCATACTTACATCTTCCTCCTTATTGATGAGAATACCTGTTACATGTGAGAGAAGCCAGGAAGGGTCAGGTGGGAATGAGGGTAGGTTGTGCAGGTGTTTCTGTGACTCTTCTTACACCTCTCCACTTCTCATCTCTTGAATCTAAAGGCTGATGATTCTTGAATTTCTGTCTCCATCTCAGATATTGTGCCCTTCAGTGCAACATCTCACTTTCcaacccttcttttctttttcccatacatattttaattggtATATAATAGACATATAACACTAGGTTTAGGTGTAccacataataatttgatatatagatatattattaaatgattACCATGCTtagctaacatccatcaccacacataattACAAACTTTCTTTTCTGGTGATaataacttttaagatctactctcttagcggCTTTCAAATACAcgatacagtattgttaactatagttcccatgctgtacattacatccccaggacctATTTATATTGTAACTGGAACTTCTCATCCCTTCTTGAACATCACATGGGTACCTCTAACTCAACAGTTCCCAAATTGAATCTGCCATCTTACCCTGACAGCGCcatatctgcttctccctgtggtCCTCACTTTAGTGAAAGCCCGAAGCATCCATCCAGTTGCCAGAGTTTCTATGACTTCTCCATCTCCCtggctttctttctctatcaTATGTCATTCATCAAAAAATGGTATTCTGAGTTTCCTCCTAATTGCCTCTTAAATCCACCCACTTACCTCCATCTCCACCACCCCATCCAAGGTTGAAGCCAGCATCATTCCTTGTTTCCTGTCTGGGTTTCCCAACCTACTCTAGCCCTCCATCATCCCATCTCTATGCACCATCCAGGGTGACCTTTTACGAAGTATGATCATGTCACTCAATCCATCTATGCTTTTCCATTCCTCACTGGATAAGGATGCAGAACCCTCACCATGGCCCCCAGGGTCCTGCCCATCTTTCCAGGCTCACTTGCCACTACTTTCTCCTTGCTGCCTCTAAACACATAGATATCCTTTCAGGTTTTCTCATAATTTGCaagcttccttcctctctgtgctgttctctctgcttgggGCATTCCTCTCTGCATCTTCTCCTGGCTGAACCCCACTTATCCTTCAGATCCCAGCCCAAATATCACTCCACTGAGACTTCAGTGACCCCTCAGATTAGTCAGTTCAGGTCTCCTTTTATCACAGGGGTTGGCAAgatttttctgcaaagggccaaaTAGTAGATATTTTAGGCCTTGTGGGCCAGATGCTCTCTGTCCCAACTACTCAAGTCTGCCattgtagtgcaaaagcagctacagacaatatgtaaacaggGCATgactgtgttctaataaaactttatttacaaaaacaagcagcagACCAGATTTGGTCTATAGGTCATCGTTTgccaacttttttctttcaataggTTCTTATAAAATTCTCGTGCCACTTATCAAAATTGTGATTTAATAATTATGTGTGCAATTAATAGTTTAAAGGCTATCTCTCTCGAAAGATCTTTAAGCCCCATGAATGTATAGACCATGTTTTGTCTACTCTGTATTAGCAAcctctagcacagtgcttggtgcaCAGTTTACTTAAATAATTGAACAAAGGGTGGTATTTCCATATGAGGAGAGACAGCATGCTATGTAGAGGGGACATCTTTTGGGAAGGGTGGTGGAATTTCTCTGCCAACAGATTCACAAGGGAGATAGTGACCAGGCCAGGCAATCAATTACCAACCTGCTCGCATGCAGCCCAGGGTCACCAGCCACCACTCAGGTACTCGGGGCAGCACCACCGCCACACGGTCCCCAGGCTGCAGGCCGCATGCCCCCGAAAGGACATTGGCTGCCTGATGGCTGAGTTCCCTCAGTTGGCTGAAGTTCCACACTATTTCATCCCCATCACCGCTCACCCACCacagggctgggcctggaggtCGCCTGCCAgcctgaagaaagagaagatctACTGATCAGGGTGGGCtggcacacacatgcatgtagaATAAATCATGTCTTGGAATTGTCACATCAATGCTTAGTAGACTTGTTGATCTCAGGATCCCCTCTACACTccaaagaactttta
Encoded proteins:
- the LOC110587843 gene encoding acyl-coenzyme A synthetase ACSM2A, mitochondrial-like, with the protein product MHWLRKLQQVCIRWGTQMSGRTVHLHTKQLASLQWGHQEVPAKFNFASDVMDHWADMEKAGRRPPGPALWWVSGDGDEIVWNFSQLRELSHQAANVLSGACGLQPGDRVAVVLPRVPEWWLVTLGCMRAGLVFMPGTIQMKAKDILYRLQMSKARAIVAGDEVAQVVDAVASDCPSLKMKLLVSEKSRDGWLDFKTLLR